In Deinococcus puniceus, one genomic interval encodes:
- the fmt gene encoding methionyl-tRNA formyltransferase — MTSPDRPRVAFFGSPAFALPVLDAIRAEFEVVLVVAQPDKPVGRGLKLTPPPVAAHAAVLRLPLAQPRKLRGNAAFEAQLRECGADVAVTCAYGKILPGSLLAVPRHGFLNTHTSLLPAYRGAAPIQWALIRGETVTGTTIMQTDEGMDTGPLLRQEALPIAPDWTALELADALATQAARLIVSALHDLPTLIPTPQDDSQATHAPLLVKEDGFVRWQESAQAVVNRHRGVAAWPQTTAFVGGSRLKLAGLTVVEGENGGEAGQILRADGDALIVACGVGAVRIQTLQPEARKPQAAAQWWQAHARFELWEPTHP, encoded by the coding sequence TTGACCAGTCCTGATCGCCCCCGCGTGGCGTTCTTCGGATCGCCCGCCTTTGCGCTGCCCGTGCTGGACGCCATTCGTGCCGAGTTTGAAGTGGTGCTGGTGGTGGCCCAGCCCGACAAACCGGTGGGGCGCGGCCTGAAGCTGACGCCGCCGCCGGTGGCCGCCCACGCCGCCGTGCTGAGGCTGCCGCTGGCGCAACCCCGCAAGCTGCGCGGTAATGCCGCCTTTGAAGCCCAACTGCGTGAGTGCGGGGCCGATGTCGCCGTGACCTGCGCTTACGGCAAAATCCTGCCGGGATCGCTGCTGGCCGTGCCCAGGCACGGGTTTCTGAACACGCATACCAGTCTGCTGCCCGCCTACCGGGGCGCGGCCCCAATCCAGTGGGCGTTGATCCGGGGCGAAACGGTCACGGGAACCACCATCATGCAAACCGACGAGGGCATGGACACGGGGCCTCTGCTGCGGCAAGAAGCCCTGCCTATCGCGCCCGACTGGACGGCGCTGGAGTTGGCCGATGCACTGGCAACGCAGGCCGCCCGCCTGATCGTGTCGGCGCTGCATGACTTGCCCACCCTGATTCCCACTCCCCAAGACGACAGTCAAGCTACACACGCGCCCCTGTTGGTCAAAGAAGACGGCTTCGTGCGCTGGCAGGAGTCGGCGCAGGCCGTAGTCAACCGCCACCGGGGCGTGGCCGCGTGGCCGCAAACCACCGCGTTTGTGGGCGGCAGCCGCCTGAAACTGGCTGGCCTAACCGTCGTGGAAGGCGAAAACGGGGGAGAGGCAGGCCAGATTCTGCGGGCCGACGGTGACGCCCTGATCGTGGCCTGCGGCGTGGGCGCGGTGCGAATTCAAACCCTTCAACCCGAAGCCCGCAAACCCCAAGCGGCGGCACAGTGGTGGCAGGCGCACGCCCGGTTTGAGCTGTGGGAACCCACGCACCCCTGA
- a CDS encoding LURP-one-related/scramblase family protein, which translates to MPAAQYPLTLQFKFSLFTELRVTGAGGELVAVVKEKTFSIRDEVKVFADEGRTRQIYGMRAQGLMAGALDWRAKRLIRRVDGSDVGALQAQGMRTMWAASYELLDAPGHVAFTIRDDQPWMGIIEGVIGAIPFIGDLIAMGFDYLINPTYTVTDAGGQPTLRVRKRRSLFSRRFVVEALRPVQPPEEELLTLGLVQLVLRERERG; encoded by the coding sequence TTGCCCGCCGCGCAGTATCCGCTCACCCTGCAATTCAAGTTCAGCCTCTTTACCGAACTGCGCGTCACGGGCGCGGGCGGGGAACTCGTGGCGGTGGTGAAGGAAAAGACCTTCAGTATCCGCGACGAGGTGAAGGTATTTGCCGACGAGGGCCGCACCCGCCAGATCTACGGCATGCGGGCGCAGGGGCTGATGGCCGGGGCGCTGGACTGGCGGGCCAAGCGCCTGATTCGCCGCGTAGACGGCAGCGATGTGGGGGCGCTTCAGGCTCAGGGCATGCGAACCATGTGGGCGGCCAGTTACGAACTGCTGGACGCGCCGGGCCATGTAGCCTTCACCATCCGCGACGATCAGCCGTGGATGGGCATCATCGAGGGCGTCATCGGGGCCATTCCGTTCATCGGTGACCTGATCGCTATGGGCTTCGATTACCTGATCAATCCCACCTACACCGTCACCGATGCGGGCGGGCAGCCCACTCTGCGCGTTCGCAAACGCCGCAGCCTGTTTTCGCGCCGCTTTGTGGTGGAGGCGCTGCGTCCCGTGCAGCCGCCAGAAGAAGAGTTGCTGACGCTGGGGCTGGTGCAGCTGGTACTGCGCGAGCGCGAGCGGGGGTAA
- a CDS encoding cation:proton antiporter yields MLTAFAVLLSVTAVLAYLNERFFKFPTTVGVTLAGALASIILIVLDSFGIGGARSWASELLETLNFTEFVLNGILSILLFAGALGLDARQMLKQRSSILTLAVVSTIISTFLIGFAAYGIFGALGLGVPLLWALLFGALISPTDPVAVLDLLKRAKVPKRIETLIAGESLFNDGVGVVIFLVIAGLAGIGDSHTAPTALGALTLFVKEAGGGVLLGAALGGIGYAMLKTIESHAVEVLLTLALVIGGYVLAASLGISGPLAMVVAGLIISAFKHEIFTAHTFEYVEGFWETLDQVLNIVLFAFIGLDVLLTDVTGVQVLASLLLIVVSLAARWISVIIPFHFVRRRDGYGAYTARLLTWGGLRGGIAISLVLGLPDSPDRSLLVTATYAVVLFTIAVQGLTIMPVVRRAVAGTGEKDVDTGV; encoded by the coding sequence ATGTTGACGGCATTCGCGGTGTTGCTGAGCGTCACGGCGGTGCTGGCCTACCTCAACGAACGCTTCTTCAAGTTCCCGACGACGGTGGGTGTCACTTTGGCGGGCGCACTCGCCAGCATCATTCTGATCGTCCTAGACAGCTTCGGCATCGGCGGGGCACGCAGTTGGGCGTCCGAACTCCTCGAGACGCTGAACTTTACAGAATTCGTGCTGAACGGCATTCTGAGCATTCTGCTGTTTGCCGGGGCACTGGGCCTTGACGCCCGCCAAATGCTGAAGCAGCGGAGCAGCATCCTGACCTTGGCGGTGGTGAGTACCATCATCAGCACCTTCCTGATCGGCTTCGCCGCCTACGGCATCTTCGGGGCGCTGGGCCTCGGCGTGCCGCTGCTGTGGGCGCTGCTGTTCGGTGCACTCATCAGCCCCACTGACCCGGTGGCCGTGCTGGATTTGCTGAAGCGGGCCAAAGTTCCTAAACGCATCGAAACCCTGATCGCCGGAGAAAGCCTGTTCAACGACGGTGTGGGCGTGGTTATTTTTCTGGTCATTGCGGGACTGGCCGGAATAGGCGATTCCCATACCGCCCCAACTGCACTGGGGGCACTGACCCTGTTCGTGAAAGAAGCGGGCGGCGGCGTGCTGCTGGGAGCGGCGCTGGGCGGCATCGGCTACGCCATGCTCAAAACCATCGAATCACACGCCGTGGAAGTGCTGCTGACGCTGGCCCTCGTGATCGGTGGCTACGTGCTGGCCGCGTCGCTGGGCATCAGCGGGCCGCTGGCGATGGTGGTGGCGGGCCTAATCATCTCCGCCTTCAAGCACGAGATTTTTACCGCCCACACGTTCGAGTATGTGGAAGGCTTTTGGGAAACGCTGGATCAGGTGCTGAACATCGTGCTGTTCGCCTTTATCGGGCTTGATGTACTGCTGACCGACGTGACGGGGGTGCAGGTGCTGGCCAGCCTGCTGCTGATCGTGGTTTCACTGGCGGCCCGCTGGATCAGCGTGATCATTCCGTTTCATTTTGTGCGGCGGCGCGATGGCTACGGCGCGTACACGGCGCGGCTGCTCACGTGGGGCGGCCTGCGCGGCGGCATCGCCATCAGCCTCGTGCTGGGCCTGCCCGACAGCCCGGATCGCTCGCTCTTGGTCACGGCCACGTATGCGGTGGTGCTGTTTACGATTGCCGTGCAGGGCCTGACGATCATGCCGGTGGTGCGCCGAGCGGTGGCGGGAACTGGGGAGAAGGATGTGGACACTGGGGTGTAG
- the rpoZ gene encoding DNA-directed RNA polymerase subunit omega has product MAEKDIDKLLSMTDSKYRLSVVTAKRALQLRSGAPSVLPTEQRVKTHNLVTQAMRELATGKLIVGTELMDEARFHQDYVRQRQAQLQAMLNAERERERD; this is encoded by the coding sequence ATGGCAGAAAAAGACATTGATAAATTGCTCTCGATGACCGACAGCAAGTACCGGTTGTCGGTGGTAACGGCAAAACGCGCCTTGCAACTGCGTTCGGGTGCGCCCAGCGTATTGCCCACCGAGCAGCGCGTGAAGACGCACAACCTCGTGACTCAGGCCATGCGCGAACTCGCCACCGGCAAGCTGATCGTGGGCACCGAGCTGATGGACGAAGCCCGTTTTCATCAGGATTACGTGCGGCAGCGGCAAGCCCAGCTTCAGGCCATGCTGAACGCGGAGCGGGAACGCGAGCGGGACTGA
- a CDS encoding DinB family protein produces MTDNSASLQDQQAEQRQLLRAFAPTPTEVQVRLERELDAFERVVEAVQPHWNTTLPGREWTAAQESDHIIRVNAGTAKIAALLLSDKPLRPTDQTPGVMVDGKRKAPAGLEPGPDQAWADLSAAHAQTRAALLHAAAHASETSDRTYFHPYMGQLTALEWLKMAALHMRQHRKQLEALARG; encoded by the coding sequence ATGACCGACAATTCAGCCAGCCTTCAAGACCAGCAGGCCGAGCAGCGCCAATTGCTGCGGGCTTTCGCCCCCACGCCCACCGAGGTGCAGGTTCGGCTAGAGCGCGAGCTGGACGCCTTTGAACGGGTTGTGGAAGCTGTGCAGCCGCACTGGAACACCACGCTACCGGGGCGGGAGTGGACGGCGGCGCAGGAAAGCGATCACATCATCCGCGTGAATGCGGGCACGGCCAAAATCGCGGCCCTGCTGCTGTCCGACAAGCCGCTGCGCCCCACCGACCAGACCCCCGGCGTGATGGTGGACGGCAAACGGAAAGCTCCGGCTGGCCTAGAACCCGGCCCCGATCAAGCTTGGGCCGACCTGAGCGCCGCGCACGCCCAGACCCGCGCCGCCCTGCTGCACGCCGCCGCCCACGCCTCCGAAACCTCTGACCGCACCTACTTCCACCCGTATATGGGCCAACTCACGGCGCTGGAATGGCTGAAGATGGCCGCCCTGCACATGCGCCAGCACCGCAAGCAACTGGAAGCGTTGGCGCGAGGTTGA
- the surE gene encoding 5'/3'-nucleotidase SurE, with product MTSARKSILVANDDGIFSPGIKALALAMAELGDVTVVAPDVEQSAVGHGITIRRPLRFKHTASAGFGDIPAYRVDGTPADCVVLGVHLRGRPDLVVSGINLGPNLGDDLTHSGTVAAAIEAMALGIPSLAFSQQATAQGEYDFGASAAYAARLAREVLSRGLPPRTLLNVNFPARDFGGVRVTRVGDHRWEDSIVTRTDPEGREYHWVAGTSRAADAADITTDYGAVHAGCISVTPVRLDLTARDLMAEVEGYLPALGAEVVGR from the coding sequence ATGACTTCCGCACGCAAATCTATTCTGGTGGCCAACGACGACGGTATCTTCTCGCCCGGTATCAAGGCGCTGGCTCTGGCGATGGCCGAACTGGGCGACGTGACGGTGGTCGCGCCCGATGTGGAGCAGTCGGCGGTGGGGCACGGCATCACCATTCGCCGCCCGCTGCGCTTCAAGCACACGGCCTCGGCAGGCTTTGGCGATATTCCGGCCTACCGAGTCGACGGCACCCCCGCCGACTGCGTGGTGCTGGGCGTGCACCTGCGCGGGCGGCCCGATCTGGTGGTCAGCGGGATCAATCTCGGCCCCAATCTGGGCGACGACTTGACCCATTCCGGCACGGTGGCGGCGGCCATAGAAGCGATGGCGCTGGGCATCCCCTCTCTCGCTTTCAGTCAGCAGGCCACGGCGCAGGGCGAGTACGATTTTGGGGCCAGCGCCGCCTACGCCGCCCGACTGGCCCGCGAGGTGCTGTCACGCGGCCTGCCGCCCCGCACGCTGCTGAACGTGAACTTTCCGGCCCGAGACTTTGGCGGCGTGCGCGTGACGCGCGTGGGCGATCACCGCTGGGAAGACAGCATCGTGACCCGCACCGATCCCGAAGGCCGCGAGTATCACTGGGTGGCCGGAACAAGCCGCGCCGCCGACGCCGCCGACATCACCACCGATTACGGCGCGGTACACGCCGGGTGCATCAGCGTCACGCCAGTGCGCCTAGACCTGACCGCCCGCGACCTGATGGCCGAAGTGGAGGGGTATTTGCCTGCGCTGGGAGCAGAGGTGGTGGGGAGGTAG